A region of the Phycisphaerales bacterium genome:
GTGCAGTTCGAAAGTAAGTTTGCCCAGCTTGAGCGCGCGGGCGGGGTCGCGGGCGTCCGAGTCCCACCGGCCGTGGTCCCAGACCATCACGGTTCCGCCGCCGTACTCGCCTTGCGGAATGACGCCTTCGAAGTCGGCGTAGTCGAGCGGATGATCTTCGACCTCGATCGCAAGTCGCTTCTCTGCGGGATTGGGACTGGGCCCTTTGGGCACGGCCCAACTCTTGAGCACGCCGTCCAATTCGAGTCGCAGGTCGTAATGCAGGCGGCGGGCCGCGTGCTTCTGGATCACGAAATGGTGGTCGCCGCGAGTCCCGCGTGCTTTGCTCCCGGTCGGTTCAGGCGTGCGCTGAAAGTCCCGCTTTGCACGGTACTTCTGGAGCGCGCTGATCATGGTGCTTCACCGTTCGCCATTGTAGATGTCAGCAGCGGCGCGCGGCCTGAACCTTCCCCGCACGCCTGACCAAACCCGCTTGCCGCGAATCAGACACGGCCTGAGCGGGGCGGCGAGTGTTTGGGAGGTCCAGGACAGACGTGGGATGCACCAGTGCCGCGCGCAAACACGTATATTTGGTGTGCGCGAAGCGATGGCTACCCGCACGTCTGTCCCGATTCGACGCTCCCGCCTGCATCTCGCGCCGCTCAGCGGCGCGATTGTTCGTGCGACAGGCGCACGAGCGCGATGCAGACTCTCTCTCCCCAACCTGACTCCCGCAGCGCCTGGCGTCCAGGCGCCGCGGAAGTCATTCGTGGTCCGCTGCGGAGACGTCTTCGCAACGAACGCTGATTGTGCACCCGCCGCCGAACACCGCGGCGAGGCGACAGCAGTCGCGCCGGCTCAACTGCCGCGCGCCGATGATCCGGCGGTGTTCAATCCGCTCTTGCTCGCGGCGCCGGAGTTCTTCGAGCCGGATCGCCCGGCGCTCGATGACTCTTCTTCGTTCTGTTCGGACCGCGAAGACTCGCGCTTGACGCGGATGTGGTTCTCAACATCTTCCACGCCCATGACTTCCTCGGCCACGTCCTCGATGTAGCGCTTCATCCATCGGTCGGGCACGGTGCCCTCGAGCACGACGTTGCGCTCCTGCATGCGGATGTCCACGTCGCTGGCGTCGATGCCCGGCTCGCTCATGAGGCGTTCGGCAATGTCATCGCGAATGCGGTCGCTCGAGCGCTGGAAGTTCTTGGGCGGCTTGCCGTAGCGCCGGCGTCCGGAGTCGCCGTCCGAGCCGCGCTGCGACTGCCCAAAGCCGCTCACTCCGCCGATGCCGCCCATGCCGGCGTACGAGCCGCTTTCGCGCCGGCCCGTGCCCTCAAAGCCGCCGTAGCCGCCGTAGCCGCCGTAGCCCTGGCCACCGCCGTATTGGTTGCCGTATTCAGCGCCGCCGTACTGGCCGCGCTGCTGCTGGCCGCCGCCGTATTGACCGCCGTACTGGCCGCCGCCGTACTGGCCATATTCGCTTCCGCCATACTGGCCGCCGCCGTACTGCTGCGAGCCATATTCGCCGTACTGGCCGCGCTGCTGACCGCCGCCGTACTGGAATCCACCTTGCTGGCCGCCGTATGGGTTGCTGTATGGGTTGCTGTATTGCTCGGAACCGCGGCTCATCATGCCGCCGCCGTATCCGCCGCCGAAAGAGGATTCATGCTGCGACTGGCCGTAGGAACCGCCGTCGTCCTGCGGCCATTCACCGCCGCGCTGCTGACCGCCGCGCTGCTGCGACTGGCTGCCGTAGTCGTTTTCGAAGCGTCCGCCGGGCGAGATCTGATGATGTCCCTCCTGCGACGCGCCGAAGCGCCGCGGAGAATCCTCCATCGAGCCGTAATTCTCACGGTAGCCGTACTGCTCGGGTCCGCGGCGCTGGCCGTAGCGATAGTCAAAGGTGCTGCTTTGCTGGTTGGGACGGTTCTGCTGGCCGTAGCCGCCCTGTCCCTGCCTCTGCTGCTCATACTGCTGTGCCGGCGTCAGAGAGTCGCCGTAGCGCGACTCGCCTGAGCCACGCTGCTGGTGTTGCTGGGCTGCTGCGTGAGCATCATACCTGTTCTCGTTCATGTCGAGCGTCCTTCTCACTTGATGTTCGGTTGTCGTTGACGGGACCGGTATGCGAACACTGAGAATTTACAGACGCAAAATGAACCGCGGATGAATCGCGAGTGAAAAGCGCGTAATTCACGCTGCAAATGAGGGACACCGCTTCCGCGGCGCTCATGATGGCGCGCGGACGAGCGCCGGCGCGGGACCGACGGCGCCTTCAGCGCGGCGCGCCCGAGTGGCGGGCGGGCTGCTCCCAACGCCCGCCGAACTCGTAGCACGCATCGGGCCGGACGCGAAGCAGCGGCGGCTCGCCGGTCGAATCGACCTTGGCGCGCACGTTGGAGATGAGCACGTCAATGGCGTCAGGCGTCGCCTCATCGCCCGGGTGCAGGGCGCCGCCACTGATTTCCTCGCGGCTGATGGGGCGATTGGCGTGGGTGATAAAGTATGTCAGCAGCGCAACTTCGATCTGAGACAGCCGGATGCGCCGCTCGCCCCGCCGCGCCCAGCCGCGATGCGCATCGAGTTCGAGGTCATCCCACGCGAGCGGCGCCACCGCTGCGGCGTATCCCGTCGTCGCCAGCAGGCCGCGGACCCGTGCGATCAGTTCTTCGTTCGAAAATGGCGCGGCGAGCACCTCGTCCGGCCCGCCCCGGCCAGGCCCGCGCCCGTCGCCGGGGGCCGCGTCGATCATCAGAATCGGCGCGAGGATTCCTTTGCACCTCAGCGTGCGGCAGAATTCGACGCCGTCACCATCGGGCAGCGTACGCTCGATGATGATCAGTTCGTGGAGTCGGTGCAGCGCCCGCTCCTGACCCTCGCGCACGGTGGCGCTGGTCTCCACGGGCAGATCGTGCGCACGCAGCGCCGACTGCACGAGTTGAATGGGGCCCGGAGTACTCCCGACCAACAGAATCACGCCGTTGCTCCTGTCTGAAAGGCTGCTCTCAGCGGACGTTGCAGAGCGACGCAAAACGTGGCAACGCAGAATGAGACCCTTTTCATCTCGAAATCACAATTCGTTAATTGCCGCCGGGTAACCTACGAACACTCGTCGCGGACGCTGAGGTCGGCGACGTCTGGAGGTTGTGCATGGTGGTCCCGGAGCGTAACTCCAAAACCGAACCGATCGCGACTTCCGCCTCGCGCGCGAATCGAACCGAGCGAACTCGCGGCGGGGTTCAGGACGCAACCGGAACTCCGGCTCGAACACCGGGCCATTCAATTGGTCTATCGATCGTGCGTGCAGGCGCTCCCCTTGCCGCCACCGGCCCATGCGCCGCACAAAACAACCCACTTGAAACCGGCTTGATGATATTCCGCGCGGCGGAAAAGACCAACGCGCAGGCCTCGCTGGACGCTGCGATCTTTCTGCGCCGCCGCGTGCGCCCGCGGCCGCTGCCAGTGCAGTCGGCCAGGGCCGTCTGGAGCGCCGGGCCGAGGTGGATCGCGCCTCGGCGGCGATGCCCCGCGTGCGCCGGGCTGCGAGCCGTTGATCGAGCCTCTGACCCCCAGACTGATGGACTGATGGAAGACAATTCACGCCCCGCGCGGCGGACCGTCTTCGGTCCGCGGTTCTGCCGCTGCGGAGTTCAGCGTTTCATTGCCTAACCGCAGTGAAACGCATTTGACCGCCCGTAAAACTCGACCCCGCTGTCGCCATTGACGGCGGGCGCCAGGCGGCGCGTGCACGAGGCGCGATGCCCCCACCGGCGGTGAGGAAGAGGTGTAAGCGATGCCGGGCAAACCGTTTTCGATTCCGCACACCACTGCCGATGGATGGGCCGACCACGGCGAAATCTGCCGAGGCGCAGCGCAACCGGCAGGCGCGATTGACATCTGCGATCCGGCCAACCGCATCGGCGGCGCCGAGCGATACACCGTGCTTGCAGACCCGGATCTCGACCTGGTGACCGGCTGGCGCCGATGCCGCGGCCAGAGCGATTGGGATCGCCGCCGGCAACGGCGACTTCGGCGAACTGCCCGGCGCCGCTGACTGCGGCACCCCATCGCCTCGGGCTACGAAATGGCGACCGGTTCTCGAGCACCGATCGCGCGATGAGACACGTGCGAGTACGCCGGCCGTGCGGAGGGGCACGGCCGGCCATGCCGCGCCAGAGGCTGCTTGTATCCAGTTCGCGTCTCACTCAAAAAGGGAGAATGACATGGCAACGACCGTTACAGCACTTTTCGATTCGCCTCAGAACGCCGCCATCGCGGTGCGCACGCTCGAGTCGCGCGGAGTCTCCGGGGATGAAATCAGCCTCGTCGCCAGCGAGAATTTCCAGCGCGAGTCGTTCGGCATCGACTCGCATTCCAAACTGCCCGAGGGCGTCGCGCTCGGGGCCGGCACCGGCGGCGCCATCGGCGCGCTCGTCGCGGGCCTGACCGCCGTGGGCGCCATCGCCACCGGCGGCGCGGGCGTCGTCGTGGCCGGTCCAGTCATCGCAGCGCTGGCCGGTGCGGGCGCCGGCGCCACCGGCGGCGGCATCATCGGCGGCCTCATCGGGCTGGTCATCCCCGAACACGAGGTGAAGCACTACTCCGACGCATTCGAAGAGGGCAAGGTCCTCGTCGGAGTCCACTGCGAAACGGCCGAAGACAAGCGCCGCGCCCGCGAAGCACTCAAGGACTCCGGCGGCGAACACATCTCAACGGCGTAGTTCAAGCCCCAGTGGCAAGTGGCTCAGCGCGCTTCGGCGCGCAGCCACTGCCACTGCCTTGCCATGCCTTCGACCAGACTGGTGCGCGGCTCGTAGCCCAGTTCCGCCCGGCTGCGCGTGAGATCAGCCCAGGTACGCACCACGTCGCCAGGCTGGTTGCCCTGCCGGTCGATCACGGCCCTGCGGCCGACGGTCTGCTCTGCCGCTTCGATCATCTGCGCCAGCGTCACGGGATGCTCGCCGCCGAGGTTGTAGCAGCGGAATCGCTCGACCTGCCCGCAGCGGTCGATGGCGCGAATGACGCCGTCGATGATGTCGTCGATGTACGTGTAGTCGCGGCTGGTCGAGCCGTCGCCGAAGACGGGAATCGCCTCGCCCTGCGCGATGCGCTTGAGGAACTTGTGAATCGCCAGGTCCGGCCGCTGGCGCGGGCCGAAGACGGTAAAGAAACGCAAGGCCGTGACGCTGAGATGGTGCAGATGGGCCGCCGTGGAGCAGATGA
Encoded here:
- a CDS encoding response regulator transcription factor; this translates as MILLVGSTPGPIQLVQSALRAHDLPVETSATVREGQERALHRLHELIIIERTLPDGDGVEFCRTLRCKGILAPILMIDAAPGDGRGPGRGGPDEVLAAPFSNEELIARVRGLLATTGYAAAVAPLAWDDLELDAHRGWARRGERRIRLSQIEVALLTYFITHANRPISREEISGGALHPGDEATPDAIDVLISNVRAKVDSTGEPPLLRVRPDACYEFGGRWEQPARHSGAPR
- a CDS encoding SDR family NAD(P)-dependent oxidoreductase, producing MSSVLLTGGAGFIGSHLAEALLARGDAVTIIDDFAPFYPRAIKERNLQPALRGGANLIEGDITSAADVKRAFDAARPDAVVHLAACAGVRPSIAEPARYAHVNVVGTQRLLDAAVQAGAQHFIVASSSSVYGNNSKVPFAETDDVSRPISPYAATKVATELICSTAAHLHHLSVTALRFFTVFGPRQRPDLAIHKFLKRIAQGEAIPVFGDGSTSRDYTYIDDIIDGVIRAIDRCGQVERFRCYNLGGEHPVTLAQMIEAAEQTVGRRAVIDRQGNQPGDVVRTWADLTRSRAELGYEPRTSLVEGMARQWQWLRAEAR
- a CDS encoding BON domain-containing protein — translated: MNENRYDAHAAAQQHQQRGSGESRYGDSLTPAQQYEQQRQGQGGYGQQNRPNQQSSTFDYRYGQRRGPEQYGYRENYGSMEDSPRRFGASQEGHHQISPGGRFENDYGSQSQQRGGQQRGGEWPQDDGGSYGQSQHESSFGGGYGGGMMSRGSEQYSNPYSNPYGGQQGGFQYGGGQQRGQYGEYGSQQYGGGQYGGSEYGQYGGGQYGGQYGGGQQQRGQYGGAEYGNQYGGGQGYGGYGGYGGFEGTGRRESGSYAGMGGIGGVSGFGQSQRGSDGDSGRRRYGKPPKNFQRSSDRIRDDIAERLMSEPGIDASDVDIRMQERNVVLEGTVPDRWMKRYIEDVAEEVMGVEDVENHIRVKRESSRSEQNEEESSSAGRSGSKNSGAASKSGLNTAGSSARGS